The genomic region AGGTCCCTGGGCCGCGCACGGAAGTTTGAGCGATCGCTTCCCACGGTTTGCCGGTGGATGCATCCACGGGAATGCCCAGCGCCGTCAGCCTGGCCTCGCCTGTTTTCAGATCGATGCGGCATTGAAAACGGCACGGCGTGCGGTCTCCCGTGGCGTTGATCGTACTGCCTTCGACCAATTCCAATGTTACGGCGCCGGCGTCCGCGTCGACTTCGTTGACGGTCAGTTCGCATTCCAACATCAAGTCGCCGACCCAATGCACACCGAGCCCCACGGCCCGTCTGCCGTCGGCGTTGCCGGAGATTCCCAGCGTGTCATTCAAATCCAGGTTCGTGTTGTAGGCATAGAAATCGGAGATCAACAACGGCCGCCGCGGCGCTACGTTCTCGGGCGGCAGTTGCTTGGTTTTCTCGAAGTCGGCCCAAACCTCGCTGCTCGGGACATTGTGCTCATAGCGCAACCAGGCGTTCTCGCCGGAGGCCGAGTCTGCCGCGGCGAAGGTAAAGCCGCGGCCGTTTTCGTCCGCTTTCCAACCGGTCGACGCAGGCGCGAACTGGAGGCCGGCGTCTGAGTCGGTCCATGCGCCGGCGTGCCAGCGCGTGGGCCAGCCCGCGGCGATCAACTCATCCGGCTGGCCGTCGGGACGAACGACGTAGTCGTTGTCATGCACAACTTGCGCCATCCCCAGCAGCTTTTTGTCCGGCTTGCGGGCAATCGTCATCGCCTCGTTGCCGCCAGCGGGGCTGGTGAAAATGTCGCCGTGGAAAATGCGAATGTTTTCGTTGGGCAGCCCGACGATGCGCTTGATGAAGTTCTCGCTGGGCCCGAGCGGATACTTGAAGACCGCGACGTCGAAGCGATTCGGCTGGCCGAATTCGTACGGAAACTTCGTTACGATCAGCCGGTCGCCGGAAAAGGCCTTGTACTTGCCTTCCGTCTGATCGGCGAAGTTCATCGTGTATCGGCAGACGGGACACGTGCCTTCTACGGTGCGCCGGTTCGCGTAGTTCTGCTGCTCCTGCTCCATCGATTCTCGGATACGTTGCACGAGATTGGCATCTCCCCGCGACATCGCTTCGGCCTCGTCACGCTGCAGCCGCCCCATCGCGTATTGAAACTCGAGCGCAGATTTTTCGTCGTTCTCGCTCGTGTTCACCTGGTAACGATATCCACATTGCTCGCAGTACAGGTCGTGATGCGCGCCCATTAGGCCGGGGGCCATCGAGCCGGTGGGAATGACAAAGGCCTCGGCCTCGAACGTGCGGAAGAGAAAAGCCAAGATGAAGGCGATCACCACGGCCTCGACAAAATCGCGAGCCCCGTCCGGCTTATACGAAGCTTGGGCGGTGGTTACGTTCGGGGCGGTGGCGCCTCGCTTGAGGGAGGACTGCGGGAGCGTCTCGCCCGGCGCGGTGGTATCCTCGGGCTGGACGGCAGTTTTCTTGGCCATGATCGAACCTTACGGACGGCGGCAGAGACGTGATACGGCGGCCAGGGGCCAATGGATGATTCTACGTGTCCGACAGGCTGTCGGACCAAAGGTTATTCGTCGCGGGCCGTGGGAATATAGCGAATTCGCTCCAAGTCCGGAACTTGAAACGCCCAGCCGGCGACGCGGGCGGCACGACTGGCTCCATGCACGAGAAAAGGCCTGCCCAGAAACGAGTTACGGCTCACGGCCGGAGGCCGCCAGTAGCGGCCGTCGAGTGAATGGGCAGGATTATCCCCCAGGAGTAGGTATTCGCCCTCGCCGAGAGCTAGCGATTCCCAGTGCGCGCCGGCTAATTCCGGCGGCTCGGAGTAGTAAATATCGCGATCCAGACGGAGGTTGGTAATCTCGACGCCGACGCCCTGCACTCCAATGGCCAGCCCCCCGGGCGTGTTCGCCGCGGGGCTCGAAGCGCCGGCCAGTTCGTCCAAGTCGAAGCTCAGCGATTGCCCGGCGATTTCCAGCAATACGCGCCCGTCGCAATGGGCGAC from Planctomycetia bacterium harbors:
- a CDS encoding S26 family signal peptidase; amino-acid sequence: MAKKTAVQPEDTTAPGETLPQSSLKRGATAPNVTTAQASYKPDGARDFVEAVVIAFILAFLFRTFEAEAFVIPTGSMAPGLMGAHHDLYCEQCGYRYQVNTSENDEKSALEFQYAMGRLQRDEAEAMSRGDANLVQRIRESMEQEQQNYANRRTVEGTCPVCRYTMNFADQTEGKYKAFSGDRLIVTKFPYEFGQPNRFDVAVFKYPLGPSENFIKRIVGLPNENIRIFHGDIFTSPAGGNEAMTIARKPDKKLLGMAQVVHDNDYVVRPDGQPDELIAAGWPTRWHAGAWTDSDAGLQFAPASTGWKADENGRGFTFAAADSASGENAWLRYEHNVPSSEVWADFEKTKQLPPENVAPRRPLLISDFYAYNTNLDLNDTLGISGNADGRRAVGLGVHWVGDLMLECELTVNEVDADAGAVTLELVEGSTINATGDRTPCRFQCRIDLKTGEARLTALGIPVDASTGKPWEAIAQTSVRGPGTYELRFSNFDDELRLWVDGSRVEFQQSTAYRFASADPRDRNNRPTEADLAPAGVQVTGATASVDHLRIRRDIYYIATRGGVSQLLEDYNNHDLLIVRQPSEPAQRDAMSDPRYWGEFENLNIVEFTTGPDDFLPLGDNSPSSADGRLWRDDPFVPRRLLIGEAMFIYWPHSWFFPLPNVKDMEFVK